The DNA region TTATATTTTCACTATTGTTAGTCATGGTTTTGGTTTTACTCAGGGATTTTTCCTACATCTTGACTTCACACAATAGACATTAGCAGTTCTTTAACTGCTTTACCTGCCACTCGCCAATTCAAACGTGATTCGTATTCATGAAAAGCTGAAAGTGCCAGCTCTTTGTACTTAGCATAATCTGTAAATACATTGTGGATATATTCACAGTACTCGCTGGGATCGGCATCTCTATCAAATAATTTTCCGTTCAAATCATCTTTGATCATGGTTGGAATTCCACCCACCCTTCTAGAAATACAGGGTACTCCCAGTGCATTTGCTTCGCAAAAGACAATTGGAGTACAATCTGCGATCGAAGGCAAAATTAAAAAGTGGGAATCGGCTATAAGCTGGTATATCTTGCTCTTTCCATCGGTGCTGGCTTTACTAATAAAGCCCAGCGGTTTCACAAAGCTAGGCAATGGTTCTTGGTCAGGTGGTTGACAACCTACCAAGGTTAGTTCTGTGTTTAAACCCGAATCATTTAACCGCTTAGCTACCTCTAGAGCAACATCCCCTCCCTTACGGAACCAATCAACGCCTAAAAATAGAAGCTTGCACTTATCAATTGGTCTAGCTTCAATGGAAGCTCTAATTTCATCAATGCTTTTTATGCTTTCGATATTGGCTCCAAAGGGCACAACTTTGACCTTCTTAGGATCAGCATTGTAATAATTAATGGCAGTTTGGGCAGCCCACTCGGAAGAATATATCGCTAACTTAGACTTCTCTAGGCTAATATTTTGAGTCAAATGAGCAGTTTTAAGCGATTCTTTACAGAGATTACTATATGCAGGATAAAAATCTATTAGATTGGCGAAAGTTGCATCCGCCCAAAAAGTAATTGGTTGATCACATTCAAGATAAGCAACAGAGTCGCTGGATGCGCTAAAAACTATATCAGGTTGGCTATAACGAATCTTCTTAGAAATCTGGGCTGCATAGTCTTTCAAAACTAAAGGTTCGATATACTTCACATAGTTTTTTCTCAAAATTTTATAGTAACGACTTTTACACTTACCAAGAATCCTAAGTGGAAGCCTGTCTTCCAGGGGACCAATATAATCAAGAGAAACTGATTGTTGTTTTATCGCTTGGGCTATGTAGTAGCCAGTTCCAGACCAGTTGTTTGGAACACTCAAAGTTCTTGCATCAAAAGGAGTAACATAAGCCACTCTCATAAACTAATTTTCCTTTCACATCATTGATTATGACAATAGTTCAGCATTTCTATTGACCTAGAACAACTTCTTGGTAGCTACCTGATTTAAGAATTCGGCCCTGCTCAAGCTGATAAATGCGATCGCAATGTTCAATGGTTGAAAGACGATGAGCAATAATAATAATCGTCTTAGTACCGCTTAGAGCTTTTGTTGCTTCTGTTACTAGCTTCTCCGTTTCAATATCGAGAGCAGCTGTTGCTTCGTCAAACACCAAAATTTCTCTCTCGTGATAGAGAACGCGGGCGATTCCGACCCGCTGGCGTTGGCCTCCTGATAAGAGAACTCCTCGCTCCCCCACAGCGGTTTTGATCCCATCTGGAAGTTGATCAACTACTTCTCTCAGTTGGGCCATTTCAATAGCTTTCCTGAGTCGATTTTGATCAATCAGGTGATCTGGAACTCCAAATGCAATATTCCGCTCAAGAGTATCATCGATTAAAAATATAGACTGGGGAACATACCCTAGCAAGTTCTGCCAGGCGCGCAGATTACTGTAAACAGAACACCCATCAACTTTGATATCTCCAGATTGAGGAATGAAAAGACCCAGAAGCACATCAACCAACGTGGTTTTACCAGCACCAGATTTTCCAATCAGTCCAATCGATTGCCCTTTCTGAATGGTCAAAGAGATTTGGTCTAGAGACTTTCTTGAAGCACCTGGATACTGAAAGACAAGATTCTCTAAGGATAGCTGCTTTTTAAATGGGATAGATAGTTTATCAGAAGAATTCAATGCCAGACTTACGCAGCGATCGTCAAAGCTAAACTCAGGTAAGATCTTCCCTTTCTCTATCTCCTTAAAATCGAAGAATAATTTATCAATCGCAAAAGTATTAGATCTAAATGTATTAACGTTACTAACTAAATTACTGATTGCTGGAAGCAGACGAATTGAGGCGAGAGCAAAAATTCCTAAAATAGCAGTCAGATTCTGGCCTTCTCTTTTATTTAAGCTGATAAACAATAACGTAAAGCTAATCAGAAAAGTAATCATAAATGCCTCAATTACAAATCGAGGCAGATTACCGTAACTTTGAGCTAACGTTAAATTTTTGGCAAACCGCTTTGTCTGCTGTTCCATCTGTTGCTCAAAGTAAGATTCACAGCCGATGATACGGGTTTCCTTCAAGCCGCCTAAGCCATGATTAAGAATGCGAATCATTTCAGCAGAAGCCTCCCATCCGTCTCTACTCCACAGAGCCAATCGGCTTCTCAGCAACTTAATTAACCCAAAGACAAGAGGCAATAGGAGAGCAATGAGAATTAGAGCCATTGCACTCGCTTTAATGAGCAGCAAAATTAAGGCTAAGGTAATTGCTGCATTGGAAATGGCGGTTAAAAGAGGCATCACGACGCCAATGCAGACGTTATCTGTTGTTGTAATAACGTTTTGAATCAGTGTGGCAGAATTAACTCGTAGATGAAAGTTGTAAGGAGCTTCAAGATATGCTTTGAGGAGCTTATAGGATAGCTCTGCTTTCAAGGTATAGCCAAACCTAAACACTGCTCTTTGAGATGCAAAACTTAAAAATGCTTTTACATAAAAAGCAAT from Leptodesmis sichuanensis A121 includes:
- a CDS encoding glycosyltransferase family 4 protein — translated: MRVAYVTPFDARTLSVPNNWSGTGYYIAQAIKQQSVSLDYIGPLEDRLPLRILGKCKSRYYKILRKNYVKYIEPLVLKDYAAQISKKIRYSQPDIVFSASSDSVAYLECDQPITFWADATFANLIDFYPAYSNLCKESLKTAHLTQNISLEKSKLAIYSSEWAAQTAINYYNADPKKVKVVPFGANIESIKSIDEIRASIEARPIDKCKLLFLGVDWFRKGGDVALEVAKRLNDSGLNTELTLVGCQPPDQEPLPSFVKPLGFISKASTDGKSKIYQLIADSHFLILPSIADCTPIVFCEANALGVPCISRRVGGIPTMIKDDLNGKLFDRDADPSEYCEYIHNVFTDYAKYKELALSAFHEYESRLNWRVAGKAVKELLMSIV
- a CDS encoding ABC transporter ATP-binding protein, translated to MIAFLFLFISILEVFGTGVIGPFIAVATNPTLVKTNYWLNLTYKQLNFRSEQHFLIILGAVVLIAFYVKAFLSFASQRAVFRFGYTLKAELSYKLLKAYLEAPYNFHLRVNSATLIQNVITTTDNVCIGVVMPLLTAISNAAITLALILLLIKASAMALILIALLLPLVFGLIKLLRSRLALWSRDGWEASAEMIRILNHGLGGLKETRIIGCESYFEQQMEQQTKRFAKNLTLAQSYGNLPRFVIEAFMITFLISFTLLFISLNKREGQNLTAILGIFALASIRLLPAISNLVSNVNTFRSNTFAIDKLFFDFKEIEKGKILPEFSFDDRCVSLALNSSDKLSIPFKKQLSLENLVFQYPGASRKSLDQISLTIQKGQSIGLIGKSGAGKTTLVDVLLGLFIPQSGDIKVDGCSVYSNLRAWQNLLGYVPQSIFLIDDTLERNIAFGVPDHLIDQNRLRKAIEMAQLREVVDQLPDGIKTAVGERGVLLSGGQRQRVGIARVLYHEREILVFDEATAALDIETEKLVTEATKALSGTKTIIIIAHRLSTIEHCDRIYQLEQGRILKSGSYQEVVLGQ